The nucleotide sequence GCCATGGCCTTTGACAGATATGTGGCCCTATGTAAGCCCCTCCACTATCTGACCATTATGAGCCCAAGAATGTGCCTTTCATTTCTGGCTGTTGCCTGGACCCTTGGTGTCAGTCACTCCCTGTTCCAACTGGCATTTCTTGTTAATTTACCCTTCTGTGGCCCTAATGTGTTGGACAGCTTCTACTGTGACCTTCCTCAGCTTCTCAGACTAGTCTGTACCGACACCTACAGATTGCAGTTCATGGTCACTGTTAACAGTGGGTTTATCTGTGTGGGTACTTTCTTCATACTTCTAATCTCCTACGTCTTCATCCTGTTTACTGTTTGGAAACATTCCTCAGGTGGTTCATCCAAGGCCCTTTCCACTCTTTCAGCTCACAGCACAGTGGTCCTTTTGTTCTTTGGTCCACCCATGTTTGTGTATACACGGCCACACCCTAATTCACAGATGGACAAGTTTCTGGCTATTTTTGATGCAGTTCTCACTCCTTTTCTGAATCCAGTTGTCTATACATTCAGGAATGAGGAGATGAAGGCAGCAATAAAGAGAGTATGCAAACAGCTAGTGATTTACAAGAAGATCTCATAAATGATACAATAAGCCCTTCTCATTAAACATGATATGgctttatgtttctttctttgagattttAGATTCAGGAACTATGAGACATTATGTATTGATTTGAGTGTTATTAGACCAGTAACATAATTCTTATCTGATGAATATATGATGAATATATTCCTTGTTCAAAATGAGTCATAAATTCAACACATCTCTACATCTATATTATGcccatttaatttctttcagcaatgttttgtagtttttggtgAACAGGTACTTTATGCATATGTACTTTATATTTATCTCTAAGTTTTATATTTCTGATGCCCTTTTAagtgacatttttatttcaatttacaaTTGTTTATTCTTAGCTTATGGGCACATAATAGATCTTTGTTTGACATTATATCCTGTAAACTTGCAAAACTTATTAGTTCCATCAGTTTTTTATAGGTTATGTAGGATTTTCTTTATAGATGATTATGTTGTCAGTGAATAAagacatttgcttttaaaattctagtaTGAATTCACTATATTCATTTTGTTGAATGCTGAGTAGAATTAGTTAGAGCAGACATCTTTGACTTGTTCCTgttatgaaatatattaaatatttcatcattaagtataatgttagctataatttttttcataggtACTCTTTAACAGGCTGAGAAAGTTTTCTGTATTCACAGTTTGCTGaaaatttcttttatctttagtCAGGAATGGATCTTGGATTTTGTAAAGCTTTTTCATTTcagaatcagggtaatgctggccctttagaatgagttgggaagcaTCTGCTCTTCTTAAATTTTCTGCCATAATTTTGTagaattcatataatttttttctttaaaaagggaaGTACTTAAGTATTTTTTCCCATAAGTTACCCATAAGTAAATCTAAAGGAAAGTGGGAAACTTTGATATGCATTGGTTGCCCCCTGGTGGAGATTTCTGGGTTCTTGATTATTTTAACACTGGAGATAGAATCTGGTGGAATGATGTCAATGCTACCGTGATTAAGAGGTGTGTAGGAAATGCTTCATGTAAGAGAGAAAATAGTCTTTATGAGAATCTGCCTGGTGGAAAGGAGTTGGTGCAACAATAACAATATAAAttagtgaaaaattttaaattgacaaataataattgtatctatttatggggtacaatgtaatgttttgatacatgtttaaATTGTGGAAAGATTAGGTCTATCTTATTGACATAcatatcttttttgtggtgaaaacatttaaaatctactctgttagtcattttgaaacatacaatacCTTGTTATTTATTACAGTCACCATTCTGTGCAATAGTTCACTGAAACtttgtctaactgaaactttgaaCCCTTTTATCAACATCTACCTTTTCCATGTCTACCCCCAACTCCTAGCCTCTGATAATCACCATTccattctctacttctatgaattcaacttttttagattccacatatcagtgagatcatgtgatatttgtcttttcgtgcctggcttatttcacttagcgtgaTATCTTCTGGGTTAATTCATGTTGTCACATATATCAGGTTTTCCTTCCTattaaggctgagtagtattccattgtatatatacactacattttcttcatccatttgtCAGTTGATAGACACCTGTGTTGATTTCATAtttgggtattgtgaataatgctgcaatgaacatgagccTGGAGATATCTCTTCAGCATATTGACttaaattcctttggatatatacaaggaagtgggattgctggatcatatagtaattctagttttagttttttgagtaacttttatctatttttcataatagtattaatttacatttccacccacag is from Pan troglodytes isolate AG18354 chromosome 17, NHGRI_mPanTro3-v2.0_pri, whole genome shotgun sequence and encodes:
- the LOC129137914 gene encoding olfactory receptor 4F3/4F16/4F29; the encoded protein is MDGENHSVVSEFLFLGLTHSWEIQLLLLVFSSVLYVASITGNILIVFSVTTDPHLHSPMYFLLASLSFIDLGACSVTSPKMIYDLFRKRKVISIGGCIAQIFFIHVIGGVEMVLLIAMAFDRYVALCKPLHYLTIMSPRMCLSFLAVAWTLGVSHSLFQLAFLVNLPFCGPNVLDSFYCDLPQLLRLVCTDTYRLQFMVTVNSGFICVGTFFILLISYVFILFTVWKHSSGGSSKALSTLSAHSTVVLLFFGPPMFVYTRPHPNSQMDKFLAIFDAVLTPFLNPVVYTFRNEEMKAAIKRVCKQLVIYKKIS